The proteins below are encoded in one region of Aequorivita iocasae:
- the tilS gene encoding tRNA lysidine(34) synthetase TilS — MLAQFIKDIEIHFSFLKEKKLLIACSGGLDSVVLTHLMKRSGFQIALAHCNFSLRGKESDDDEMFVIGLAKQLEIPVFAETFDTKTFAREHKISTQIAARELRYAWFAEILKDFKYDYLLTAHHLDDDLETFFINLSRGTGLNGLTGIPKQNNKIIRPLLNFSKEEISKFANENSLKWREDSSNKKTDYLRNKLRLEMLPKFKETNEAILKNFQKTQQNLQDSQSLIDDYMALVYKLTVTEAENSYNINIPKILELPHTDALLYQLLFDFGFTEWKDVSNLLDAQTGKQVFSKTHRLLKNRDELVLTEIDTEKTNYEFLIYEDGITTPINLKIEPSKYIGETEKNLIYVASEKLNFPLKLRKWERGDSFQPFGMTGKKKLSKFFKDEKIALNEKENIWLLLCDEKIVWVIGHRMDDRFKVTKESKKILKIIWKA; from the coding sequence TTGTTAGCCCAATTCATAAAAGATATTGAAATTCATTTTTCTTTTTTAAAAGAAAAAAAACTGCTCATCGCCTGCAGTGGCGGCTTGGACAGTGTGGTTTTAACACATTTGATGAAAAGATCGGGTTTCCAGATTGCACTAGCACACTGTAATTTTTCCCTCCGCGGAAAGGAGAGCGATGATGATGAGATGTTCGTAATCGGTTTGGCAAAACAACTTGAAATTCCTGTGTTTGCTGAAACTTTTGACACCAAAACATTTGCCCGGGAACATAAAATTTCAACCCAAATTGCAGCCCGCGAACTCCGCTACGCTTGGTTTGCTGAAATTTTAAAGGATTTTAAGTATGATTATCTCTTGACCGCCCACCATTTGGATGATGATCTGGAAACATTTTTTATCAACCTTTCACGTGGTACGGGTTTAAATGGCCTCACAGGAATTCCAAAGCAGAACAATAAAATCATTAGACCACTTTTAAATTTTTCAAAAGAAGAAATTTCAAAATTCGCTAATGAAAACAGTTTGAAATGGCGAGAGGATAGCAGCAACAAAAAAACAGATTATCTTCGGAATAAGTTGCGATTGGAAATGCTGCCGAAATTTAAGGAAACCAACGAAGCTATTCTGAAAAATTTTCAAAAAACCCAGCAAAACCTACAAGATTCGCAAAGCCTCATTGATGATTATATGGCTTTGGTCTACAAACTTACAGTAACAGAAGCTGAAAATTCATATAATATAAATATCCCAAAAATTCTGGAACTGCCACATACTGATGCCTTGCTGTATCAATTGTTGTTCGACTTTGGGTTTACGGAGTGGAAAGATGTTTCAAACTTGCTGGACGCACAAACGGGAAAACAGGTTTTTTCAAAAACGCATCGACTTTTAAAGAACCGAGACGAATTAGTACTAACGGAAATCGATACAGAAAAAACCAATTATGAATTTTTAATTTACGAAGATGGAATAACCACGCCGATAAATTTAAAAATAGAACCCTCAAAGTATATTGGCGAAACCGAAAAAAACTTGATTTACGTTGCTTCAGAAAAACTAAACTTTCCATTAAAACTAAGAAAGTGGGAGAGAGGGGATAGTTTTCAGCCTTTCGGAATGACAGGAAAAAAAAAGCTCAGCAAATTTTTCAAAGACGAAAAAATAGCTCTTAATGAAAAGGAAAATATATGGTTGCTTTTATGTGACGAAAAAATAGTTTGGGTAATCGGTCACCGGATGGACGACCGTTTTAAAGTAACGAAAGAGTCAAAGAAGATTTTGAAGATAATTTGGAAAGCCTAA
- the pabB gene encoding aminodeoxychorismate synthase component I — MRTIKKLSFSLNENLKTSLLLWAQQFDEVVWMDSNNYSQKHATYQAILAVDAFTAIKTDAHNAFDKLKDYQHSTADWIFGYMTYDLKNDVEKLNSNNFDGLGFPDLYYFQPKKIFLFTENSVEMHYLNMVADEIDNDFRTISEINQHPEEPVHQKNIKISIRTSKDNYLQKVEEVLEHIKRGDIYEVNICQEFYAEDAEINPLEAFIQLNRISKPPFSVFLKLNNIFALSASPERYLKKTGTTVISQPIKGTAKRLKNKKKDIEMAQQLAKDPKERSENIMITDLVRNDLSRIAEKGSVSVEELCAIYTFEQVHQMISTVTCSVSQNTSSVEILRNTFPMGSMTGAPKISAMQIIEETEDAKRGLYSGAIGYFTPTGDFDFNVVIRSILYNSSTKYVSFSVGGAITINSVPEKEYEECLLKAKAMREVLHTIL, encoded by the coding sequence ATGCGAACCATAAAGAAACTTTCTTTTTCTTTAAACGAAAATCTTAAAACAAGTTTACTGCTTTGGGCACAACAGTTTGATGAGGTTGTTTGGATGGACAGCAACAATTATTCACAAAAACATGCCACCTATCAGGCAATTCTGGCAGTCGATGCTTTTACCGCTATAAAAACTGATGCTCACAATGCTTTTGATAAATTAAAAGATTATCAACACTCAACGGCAGATTGGATTTTTGGCTATATGACCTATGACCTTAAAAACGATGTAGAAAAGTTGAATTCCAATAATTTTGATGGCTTGGGTTTTCCGGACCTATATTATTTTCAACCAAAAAAAATTTTCCTTTTTACTGAAAATAGTGTGGAGATGCATTATTTGAATATGGTCGCAGATGAAATTGATAATGATTTCCGGACTATTTCTGAAATTAATCAACACCCCGAAGAACCTGTCCATCAGAAAAATATAAAAATAAGCATCCGGACCTCTAAAGACAACTACCTTCAGAAAGTGGAAGAGGTGCTTGAGCACATTAAGCGGGGAGATATATATGAAGTAAACATCTGTCAGGAATTTTATGCCGAAGATGCTGAAATCAATCCATTGGAAGCATTTATTCAGCTCAATAGAATTTCCAAGCCTCCATTTTCAGTTTTTTTAAAGCTAAACAATATTTTTGCCCTTTCAGCTTCCCCCGAGCGCTATTTAAAAAAAACTGGAACTACTGTTATTTCGCAGCCTATAAAAGGAACGGCCAAGCGTTTGAAAAACAAGAAAAAGGATATAGAAATGGCGCAGCAATTGGCAAAAGACCCAAAAGAGCGCAGCGAAAACATAATGATTACAGATTTGGTGCGAAACGATCTCTCCCGCATTGCCGAAAAAGGAAGTGTTTCCGTTGAGGAACTTTGCGCCATCTATACTTTTGAACAAGTGCATCAAATGATTTCTACGGTTACCTGTAGTGTTTCGCAAAATACCTCCAGCGTTGAAATTTTAAGAAACACCTTCCCAATGGGCAGCATGACGGGTGCACCAAAAATTTCTGCAATGCAGATTATAGAAGAAACAGAAGATGCCAAGCGTGGGCTATACAGCGGGGCTATCGGCTATTTCACGCCCACGGGAGATTTTGACTTTAATGTTGTTATTAGAAGTATTCTCTATAATTCTTCCACTAAATATGTAAGTTTTTCCGTTGGTGGGGCCATTACAATAAATTCTGTGCCCGAAAAGGAATACGAAGAATGTTTACTTAAGGCAAAAGCTATGCGTGAGGTATTACATACTATTTTATAA
- a CDS encoding helix-turn-helix transcriptional regulator, translating into MTYSVISGDIVSSTGLHIQDRKLVEEYLNILLQNLKKEFNVYGRIIKGDYLECVVPNASQGLQVALAIKSFVKAIPIQMKTYKSEDNRIKQFKTHGIRLAIGYGKLSRYKPEEGIIDGEAIYLSGREISGETTYNKERIVIKNTLFFASKNEDFNKNFQPLLALLDVLLSKATARQCEVLYLKLMNNQEDEIAKRLGIGQSAVNQHSTSVGWNAIEEAVNYYKMVISK; encoded by the coding sequence ATGACCTACTCCGTAATATCTGGCGATATTGTTTCATCAACAGGTTTGCATATCCAAGACCGCAAATTGGTGGAAGAATATCTAAACATTTTGCTCCAAAACTTGAAGAAGGAATTTAATGTGTATGGTCGCATTATAAAAGGTGACTATCTGGAATGTGTGGTTCCGAATGCCTCTCAAGGGCTACAAGTGGCCCTTGCCATAAAAAGCTTTGTAAAGGCAATTCCCATCCAAATGAAAACTTATAAAAGCGAAGATAACAGGATAAAACAGTTCAAAACCCACGGAATAAGGCTAGCAATAGGATATGGAAAACTAAGCCGTTACAAACCGGAAGAAGGTATAATTGATGGCGAGGCCATTTACCTTTCAGGTCGGGAAATAAGTGGGGAGACAACCTACAACAAAGAACGCATCGTTATAAAAAACACCCTGTTTTTTGCATCAAAAAACGAAGATTTTAATAAAAATTTCCAACCTTTACTTGCATTGCTGGATGTTTTATTGAGCAAAGCAACCGCACGACAATGTGAAGTTTTGTACTTAAAATTAATGAACAACCAAGAAGATGAAATAGCCAAACGCCTAGGTATTGGCCAGTCTGCTGTAAATCAGCACTCTACAAGCGTTGGCTGGAATGCTATTGAAGAAGCGGTAAATTATTATAAAATGGTAATTTCAAAATAG
- the pfkA gene encoding 6-phosphofructokinase has translation MNRPKKIGVLTSGGDAPGMNAAIRAVVRACAYYNLECVGIYRGLQGLIEGDFKELNARTVKNIINRGGTFLKSARSKEFRTEEGRKKAFNNLQNENIDALVVIGGDGTFAGASVFIKEFNFPIVGLPGTIDNDINGTDYTIGYDTALNTVVEAIDKIRDTANSHNRLFLVEVMGRDAGDIALNAGIGAGAEEILIPEQNMGRERLVESLSRSKKSGKTSSIVVVSEGDQIGKNIFGLAQYIEENLKEYEVRVTVLGHIQRGGSPSCYDRVLASRLGVGAIDALLRGETNVMIGIVHNKVVSVPFSEAIKGSNEIDEDLIRVADIISI, from the coding sequence ATGAATAGACCAAAAAAAATAGGGGTTTTAACCAGTGGGGGAGATGCCCCGGGAATGAATGCTGCAATCCGTGCGGTTGTAAGAGCTTGCGCTTATTACAATCTTGAATGTGTAGGCATTTATCGCGGATTGCAAGGTTTGATAGAAGGTGATTTTAAAGAACTTAATGCCCGTACTGTAAAGAATATTATCAACCGCGGTGGAACCTTTCTAAAATCTGCACGATCAAAAGAGTTCCGAACTGAAGAAGGTAGAAAAAAAGCTTTCAATAATCTACAAAACGAAAATATAGATGCCTTGGTCGTTATTGGTGGGGATGGTACTTTTGCAGGCGCTTCCGTTTTTATTAAGGAATTTAACTTCCCGATTGTGGGTCTTCCCGGAACCATAGATAATGATATAAATGGCACCGATTATACAATTGGTTATGATACAGCTCTAAATACTGTGGTGGAAGCCATTGACAAAATTCGAGACACAGCAAACTCACACAATCGCCTTTTTTTGGTAGAAGTAATGGGCCGCGATGCAGGCGACATTGCCTTGAATGCAGGAATAGGGGCTGGAGCCGAGGAGATTTTGATACCCGAACAGAATATGGGCCGCGAACGTTTGGTTGAATCACTAAGCAGAAGTAAAAAATCTGGAAAAACTTCAAGTATTGTTGTGGTTTCCGAAGGAGACCAAATTGGTAAAAACATTTTTGGCCTTGCCCAGTATATCGAAGAAAATTTAAAAGAATATGAAGTTAGGGTTACCGTACTTGGCCATATACAACGGGGCGGCTCCCCAAGTTGTTATGATCGTGTGCTCGCAAGCCGTCTGGGCGTCGGCGCTATTGATGCACTTTTGCGCGGTGAAACTAATGTGATGATTGGTATCGTTCACAATAAAGTAGTTTCAGTTCCTTTTTCAGAAGCAATAAAGGGAAGTAATGAAATAGATGAAGATTTGATTCGCGTGGCAGATATCATTTCAATTTAA
- the gap gene encoding type I glyceraldehyde-3-phosphate dehydrogenase, which translates to MKTKIGINGFGRIGRLAFRIASQRKDIEIVAVNDLLEVNHLAYLLKYDSVHGKYPGTVEVKNGDLVVDGNKIRVTSEKNPADLKWNDVNAEIIIDCTGIFKEVDTASSHLKAGAKKVIISAPSKTAPMYVMGVNHTEVKSSDTIISNASCTTNCLAPMAKIINDEYGIVEALMTTVHSVTASQSTVDQPSKKNFRMGRSALSNIIPTTTGAAVAVTKVIPELKGKLTGMAFRVPTADVSVVDLTVRIKKATTYEEIKALFKNASENEYHGIVNYTEDPVVSQDFVSDPHICTFDANAGIALNDNFFKLVAWYDNEYGYSAKLVDLAAHVATL; encoded by the coding sequence ATGAAGACGAAAATAGGAATTAACGGCTTTGGTCGAATTGGGCGTTTAGCTTTCAGAATAGCATCTCAAAGAAAAGATATTGAAATAGTTGCGGTAAATGATTTGTTGGAAGTAAATCATTTAGCATATTTATTGAAATATGACTCCGTACACGGAAAATATCCCGGAACAGTTGAAGTAAAAAATGGAGATTTGGTAGTTGATGGCAATAAAATAAGGGTTACGTCAGAAAAAAATCCAGCAGACCTGAAATGGAACGATGTAAACGCAGAAATAATCATTGATTGTACAGGAATTTTCAAGGAAGTAGATACTGCCTCATCACACTTAAAAGCGGGAGCAAAAAAAGTGATAATCTCTGCACCTTCCAAAACGGCACCTATGTATGTCATGGGCGTCAACCATACAGAGGTAAAATCTTCGGATACAATTATTTCAAATGCCTCATGCACCACAAACTGTCTTGCGCCGATGGCAAAAATAATAAATGACGAATATGGAATTGTTGAAGCTTTAATGACAACAGTACATTCTGTAACAGCCTCACAGTCCACTGTGGATCAGCCTTCAAAGAAAAATTTCCGAATGGGCAGAAGCGCATTGAGCAATATTATTCCCACAACTACGGGTGCAGCTGTTGCTGTAACTAAAGTTATTCCAGAGTTAAAGGGAAAATTGACTGGAATGGCTTTTCGTGTTCCCACTGCAGATGTTTCGGTGGTTGATTTAACTGTTAGAATTAAAAAAGCAACTACATACGAAGAAATAAAAGCACTTTTCAAGAATGCTTCTGAAAATGAGTATCACGGAATCGTGAATTATACAGAAGACCCAGTGGTTTCGCAGGATTTTGTCTCCGACCCGCATATATGTACTTTTGATGCCAACGCCGGCATTGCGCTTAATGATAATTTCTTTAAGTTAGTGGCTTGGTACGATAACGAATATGGCTATTCTGCAAAATTGGTTGATCTGGCCGCGCACGTTGCAACTTTATAA
- a CDS encoding DUF3307 domain-containing protein, which yields MGLKELLLLQFIAHLCLDYFFQTDKLANQKNTIGFKSSFLYWHGLACFALAWLFSLQINFVFFAAIIAISHFLLDGFKRHLNNNSYFGRYAFFIDQTAHLAILTLVVFWYDKWHAIIPSIEVSINFRYLLIVTGYLVCLKPANIFIREVFSSTEIQVSSDNEMPNAGKVIGVLERILTLTFILVSQYSAVGFLIAAKSILRYGNNETLKTEYVLIGTMLSFGIAVIAGIIINFF from the coding sequence ATGGGATTAAAGGAATTATTGCTACTTCAATTCATCGCACACCTTTGTTTGGATTACTTTTTCCAAACAGATAAATTGGCAAACCAGAAAAATACAATTGGTTTTAAAAGTTCCTTTTTATATTGGCACGGTTTGGCGTGCTTTGCATTGGCGTGGTTATTTTCGTTGCAAATCAATTTTGTTTTCTTTGCGGCAATAATCGCCATAAGCCATTTCTTATTAGACGGGTTTAAGCGCCACCTTAATAACAATAGCTATTTTGGACGCTATGCTTTTTTTATAGACCAGACTGCACATTTGGCAATCCTTACCTTGGTAGTTTTTTGGTATGATAAATGGCACGCTATAATTCCTTCAATCGAGGTCTCCATAAATTTTAGGTACTTGCTTATAGTTACGGGGTATTTGGTCTGTTTAAAACCAGCAAATATATTTATAAGAGAAGTGTTCAGCTCTACTGAAATTCAAGTTAGTAGCGACAATGAAATGCCCAATGCCGGAAAGGTCATAGGCGTTTTAGAGCGTATTTTAACACTTACATTTATTTTAGTTTCACAATATTCAGCAGTAGGCTTTCTCATTGCCGCAAAATCTATTTTACGTTACGGAAACAATGAAACATTAAAAACGGAATATGTGCTAATAGGGACAATGCTAAGCTTTGGAATTGCCGTTATTGCGGGTATTATTATTAATTTCTTTTAA
- a CDS encoding YifB family Mg chelatase-like AAA ATPase yields MLTKVYGSAVFGVEATTITVEVNVDNGIGYHLVGLPDNAIRESNFRIAAALQNNGYKIPGKKLILNMSPADLRKEGSAYDLTLAMGILVATEQIEERNPLSEYIIMGELSLDGNLQPIRGALPIALKAKEEGFKGFILPKQNAKEAAIVEGIEVYGIENIKEVIDFFNENIPLEKTEVDMVAEFYEHLEHPEHDFADVKGQESIKRCMEIAAAGGHNIILIGPPGSGKTMLAKRLPSILPPMTLQESLETTKIHSVAGRTMEKGGIMTSRPFRSPHHTISDVALVGGGQYPQPGEISLAHNGVLFLDELPEFKRGVLEVMRQPLEDRDVTISRAKFTVTYPSSFMLVASMNPSPGGYFNDPDAPVMSSPAEMQRYLSKISGPLLDRIDIHIEVTPVPFEKLSDERRGESSIVIRERVTNARKIQAERFLEFEKVHYNAQMGVKQIRQFCKLDEASLQLLKTAMERLNLSARAYDRILKVARTIADLEASEEINGNHISESIQYRSLDRDGWFG; encoded by the coding sequence ATGCTTACAAAAGTTTATGGAAGCGCCGTATTTGGCGTGGAGGCAACTACTATTACTGTAGAAGTAAACGTTGATAATGGAATAGGGTATCATTTGGTTGGCCTACCTGATAATGCCATTCGCGAAAGCAATTTTCGTATTGCTGCTGCCCTGCAAAACAACGGTTACAAAATTCCCGGAAAGAAATTGATTCTCAACATGTCTCCGGCAGACCTTCGGAAGGAAGGCTCTGCATATGACCTTACGTTGGCGATGGGTATTCTCGTTGCCACGGAACAGATTGAAGAGCGAAATCCACTTTCGGAATATATTATTATGGGGGAACTTTCCCTTGACGGAAATTTGCAACCCATTCGTGGTGCTTTACCAATTGCGCTGAAAGCAAAAGAGGAAGGTTTTAAGGGATTTATACTTCCGAAACAAAACGCAAAAGAAGCTGCTATCGTTGAAGGAATTGAAGTTTATGGAATTGAGAATATAAAAGAAGTAATCGATTTTTTCAACGAGAACATTCCCCTCGAAAAAACCGAGGTGGATATGGTGGCCGAATTTTACGAGCACTTAGAACATCCCGAACACGATTTTGCCGATGTAAAAGGGCAAGAATCCATTAAACGCTGCATGGAAATTGCCGCTGCGGGCGGTCACAATATTATTTTGATTGGTCCACCCGGTTCGGGAAAAACGATGCTTGCCAAACGTCTGCCCAGCATTCTTCCACCCATGACTTTACAAGAAAGTCTCGAAACTACAAAAATACACAGTGTCGCCGGACGCACTATGGAAAAAGGCGGCATTATGACTTCGCGTCCTTTCCGCAGTCCGCATCATACAATTTCAGATGTTGCCCTGGTTGGTGGCGGACAATATCCGCAGCCGGGTGAAATAAGTTTGGCGCACAACGGCGTGTTGTTTTTGGATGAATTACCCGAATTTAAGCGCGGTGTGTTGGAAGTAATGCGCCAACCCTTGGAAGATCGCGATGTAACAATTTCCCGTGCAAAATTCACAGTTACCTATCCCTCCAGTTTTATGCTCGTGGCGAGTATGAACCCAAGTCCGGGAGGATATTTTAATGATCCTGATGCGCCTGTAATGTCTTCACCTGCAGAAATGCAGCGCTATTTAAGTAAAATTTCCGGTCCGCTTTTGGACAGGATAGACATTCACATAGAAGTAACGCCAGTTCCGTTTGAAAAACTGAGCGACGAACGCCGTGGTGAATCCAGCATTGTAATTAGGGAGCGGGTTACCAATGCCCGCAAAATTCAAGCGGAACGCTTTTTGGAATTTGAAAAAGTACATTACAACGCCCAAATGGGAGTGAAGCAGATTCGTCAGTTTTGTAAACTTGACGAAGCTTCGTTACAACTTTTAAAAACCGCCATGGAACGTTTAAATCTTTCTGCTCGTGCGTATGATCGTATTCTAAAAGTTGCAAGAACCATTGCCGATTTGGAAGCTTCCGAAGAAATAAACGGCAATCACATTTCCGAGTCAATACAATATAGAAGTTTGGATAGGGATGGGTGGTTTGGATAA
- a CDS encoding N-acetylglucosamine kinase, with the protein MILITDGGSTKCDWVLLDNSGNLVFKTATLGLNPTVVPKEELLLRIASNEDLKNVFQSAELLDFYGAGCGTPTLRNILMEVLETLFTNAKVTVSEDMVAAVFATTTEAGIVCILGTGSNSCYFDGTDIHAPTPALGFILMDEASGNYFGKRLIRDFYYHRMPKEIASEFENRFNLEADEIKMNLYKKPNPNAYLASFAQFIFTQKEINPYFYALIKEGISNFIECRILCYEKAHEVPVHFIGSIAHFSKEIIEECFAEHNLELGNIVQRPIDGLIGYYKKRIQKS; encoded by the coding sequence ATGATTTTAATAACCGATGGAGGCTCTACAAAATGTGATTGGGTTTTGTTAGATAATTCCGGCAATCTAGTTTTTAAAACAGCTACTTTAGGTCTGAACCCAACGGTTGTTCCAAAAGAAGAATTATTGCTTCGCATTGCCTCAAATGAAGATTTAAAAAATGTTTTCCAAAGTGCTGAACTGCTCGATTTTTATGGGGCTGGTTGTGGCACGCCCACATTGCGAAACATTTTAATGGAAGTTTTGGAAACATTATTTACAAATGCAAAAGTAACCGTTTCCGAAGATATGGTTGCGGCAGTTTTTGCGACTACAACTGAAGCGGGAATTGTGTGCATTTTGGGTACAGGCAGCAACAGTTGTTATTTTGATGGAACTGACATCCATGCGCCAACCCCCGCTTTGGGCTTTATTCTGATGGACGAAGCAAGTGGCAATTATTTCGGAAAAAGATTGATCCGCGATTTTTATTATCATCGAATGCCGAAGGAGATTGCTTCAGAATTTGAGAACCGTTTCAATCTGGAAGCCGATGAAATAAAAATGAATCTGTACAAAAAGCCAAATCCAAACGCATATTTGGCGTCTTTTGCCCAATTCATATTTACACAGAAAGAAATAAACCCATACTTTTACGCGCTGATAAAAGAGGGCATTTCAAATTTTATAGAATGCCGTATTCTTTGTTATGAAAAAGCGCACGAGGTCCCCGTTCATTTTATTGGCTCCATCGCACATTTTTCAAAAGAAATTATAGAAGAATGTTTTGCAGAGCACAACCTTGAACTTGGAAATATCGTTCAACGTCCCATTGATGGTTTGATTGGTTACTATAAAAAAAGAATTCAAAAATCGTAA
- the pgi gene encoding glucose-6-phosphate isomerase: MFLPAINPTKTKAWQALENHFQKISEQQLQDIFEKDADRANHFKIEWQNFYVDYSKNRITKETISQLLKLADEVKLKEAIYQQFSGKKINETEDRAVLHTALRDFENMKPVVKATLQKMELFSEGIVSGSHKGFTGKPITDVVNIGIGGSHLGPEMVTEALHFYRNHLKTHFIANIDGDAVAEILSELNPETTLFIIVSKSFTTQETIANAIVVKEWFLKSASEADIQKHFVAVSANIEGAKEFGISEANIFPMQDWVGGRFSLWSSVGLSICCAISFKNFEAMLKGAYEMDNHFKNEDFAGNIPVILALLSIWYNNFFKAESEAVVAYSQYLHKLVPYLQQAVMESNGKSVDRNGEKIDYQSGMIVWGNVGSNSQHAYFQLLHQGTKLIPTDFIGFSQSLHGNKENHNILMANFFAQTEALWEGTHHKNIENSFKSFDGNKPTNTILIKKLSPKNLGSLIALYEHKLFVQGIIWNIFSYDQWGVELGKTVAKGTLRAIESKDPSKIKNQSTANLLKKFMKE; the protein is encoded by the coding sequence ATGTTTTTACCCGCTATAAATCCTACAAAAACAAAAGCTTGGCAAGCACTTGAAAATCATTTTCAAAAAATCAGCGAGCAACAGTTGCAGGATATTTTTGAAAAGGATGCCGATCGCGCCAATCATTTTAAAATTGAATGGCAGAATTTTTACGTAGATTATTCAAAAAATCGAATTACAAAAGAAACCATTTCTCAATTATTGAAACTTGCCGACGAAGTAAAACTTAAGGAGGCCATATACCAACAATTTTCGGGAAAAAAGATTAACGAAACCGAAGATCGTGCCGTGCTGCACACTGCTTTACGTGATTTTGAAAATATGAAGCCCGTAGTAAAAGCCACGCTTCAAAAAATGGAACTTTTTTCGGAAGGAATAGTATCGGGTTCGCATAAAGGGTTCACTGGAAAACCGATTACAGATGTTGTAAATATAGGCATTGGCGGCAGCCATTTAGGGCCAGAGATGGTCACGGAAGCGCTTCATTTTTATAGGAATCATTTAAAAACGCATTTTATCGCAAACATTGATGGCGATGCCGTTGCCGAAATTTTAAGTGAATTAAACCCGGAAACAACTCTTTTTATCATTGTTTCAAAAAGTTTTACAACCCAGGAAACCATTGCAAATGCTATCGTTGTGAAGGAGTGGTTTTTAAAAAGTGCTTCAGAAGCTGACATTCAAAAACATTTTGTGGCAGTTTCGGCAAATATTGAGGGTGCAAAAGAATTTGGTATTTCAGAAGCAAATATTTTCCCGATGCAGGATTGGGTTGGTGGCAGATTTTCACTTTGGAGTTCGGTAGGACTTTCTATTTGTTGTGCTATTAGTTTTAAGAATTTTGAAGCGATGCTGAAAGGCGCTTATGAAATGGATAACCATTTTAAAAATGAAGATTTTGCAGGAAATATTCCCGTGATACTTGCTTTACTTTCAATTTGGTACAATAATTTTTTTAAAGCGGAAAGTGAAGCTGTTGTGGCATATTCACAATACCTTCACAAACTTGTACCTTACCTGCAACAGGCGGTAATGGAAAGCAACGGCAAAAGCGTGGACCGTAATGGGGAAAAAATAGATTACCAAAGCGGGATGATAGTGTGGGGCAATGTCGGTAGTAATTCGCAGCACGCTTATTTTCAGCTTTTGCACCAAGGCACAAAATTGATTCCAACCGATTTTATTGGTTTTAGTCAGTCTTTACACGGCAATAAAGAAAACCATAATATTTTAATGGCTAATTTTTTTGCGCAAACTGAAGCACTTTGGGAGGGAACCCATCATAAAAATATTGAAAATTCTTTTAAATCCTTTGACGGAAACAAACCCACCAATACTATTCTGATAAAAAAATTGTCGCCCAAAAATCTAGGAAGCCTTATTGCGCTTTACGAGCACAAACTTTTCGTTCAAGGCATTATTTGGAATATTTTCAGTTACGACCAATGGGGAGTCGAATTAGGTAAAACCGTGGCAAAAGGAACTCTAAGAGCTATTGAAAGTAAAGACCCCTCTAAGATCAAAAACCAATCAACCGCTAATTTGTTGAAAAAATTTATGAAAGAATAG